The following proteins are co-located in the Bacteroidales bacterium genome:
- the recR gene encoding recombination protein RecR yields the protein MSFTEFPSRLLENAVNEFASLPGVGRKTAFRLVMNLLRRDSEEVKRFGESIMRLHGEIHYCRICNNISDTEVCSICNDDKREKAIICVVENIQDVMAIENTRQFRGIYHVLGGIISPIDGIGPSDLKIDSLEEKVKEGNIREIIFALSTTMEGDTTNYYLYKRLNKYNIILSTLARGVAIGDELEYTDEITLGRAINNRNLYQQ from the coding sequence ATGAGTTTTACTGAATTTCCTTCCAGACTTCTTGAAAATGCTGTAAACGAGTTTGCCTCACTGCCCGGAGTTGGGCGAAAAACAGCTTTCAGACTTGTGATGAATCTTTTACGAAGAGATTCAGAAGAAGTTAAGCGTTTCGGCGAGAGTATAATGAGGCTTCACGGGGAGATTCATTATTGCAGAATATGTAATAACATTTCCGATACCGAAGTCTGCAGTATTTGCAATGATGATAAGCGGGAAAAGGCAATAATTTGTGTGGTTGAAAATATACAGGATGTAATGGCTATCGAGAATACACGTCAGTTCAGAGGAATTTACCATGTACTTGGCGGTATTATTTCACCAATTGACGGGATTGGTCCGTCAGATCTGAAAATAGATAGTCTTGAGGAAAAAGTAAAGGAGGGTAATATCAGGGAAATAATATTTGCATTAAGCACAACAATGGAGGGGGATACTACCAATTACTACCTCTATAAGAGACTTAATAAGTATAACATAATCCTCAGTACCCTCGCCAGGGGAGTAGCAATCGGGGATGAGCTTGAATATACCGATGAGATCACACTTGGCCGTGCAATAAACAACAGGAATCTTTACCAGCAATAG
- a CDS encoding glycosyltransferase family 2 protein, translating into MELSVIIVSFNVREYLRQCLISVLKAAESVECEIFVVDNNSSDGSCDMVKNEFPEVELIENKENTGFSYANNQAIKRATGSFILVLNPDTIIEADTFSKCIGFMMDHSDAGAVGVKMINGEGRYLPESKRAFPDPLTAFFKTFGLSAMFPKSHFFNRYYLTSIDTNETAPAEAVSGAFMLIRREALLKAGLFSEEFFMYGEDIDLSYRISQCGYTNYYYPGVCIIHFKGMSTPRDKYTDILHFYNAMKIYSGKRYREKFNPLFFIIISGIRIREGIALTARFIRYTFIR; encoded by the coding sequence ATGGAATTATCTGTAATAATTGTCAGCTTTAATGTCAGGGAATATCTGCGACAATGCCTGATTTCAGTTTTAAAAGCAGCTGAATCGGTCGAATGTGAGATTTTTGTTGTGGATAATAATTCATCAGATGGCTCCTGTGATATGGTGAAAAACGAATTCCCTGAAGTTGAACTTATTGAGAATAAAGAGAATACCGGATTTTCATACGCTAATAATCAGGCGATTAAAAGGGCCACTGGCTCATTTATATTGGTTCTTAATCCTGATACAATTATTGAAGCTGATACTTTCTCAAAATGTATCGGATTCATGATGGATCATTCTGATGCAGGTGCCGTTGGAGTAAAAATGATAAACGGGGAAGGCCGCTACCTTCCCGAATCAAAAAGGGCTTTCCCTGATCCATTGACTGCCTTCTTCAAGACATTCGGATTATCGGCAATGTTCCCAAAATCTCACTTCTTCAACAGATATTATCTTACAAGCATTGATACAAACGAAACAGCACCGGCAGAAGCAGTTTCAGGCGCCTTCATGCTCATAAGAAGGGAAGCTCTTTTGAAAGCCGGCCTTTTCAGCGAGGAGTTTTTTATGTACGGTGAAGATATTGATCTGAGCTATAGAATAAGCCAGTGTGGATATACCAATTACTATTATCCGGGGGTGTGTATAATTCATTTTAAAGGCATGAGTACACCAAGGGATAAATACACTGACATTTTGCATTTCTACAACGCAATGAAAATATATTCAGGAAAGCGTTACAGGGAGAAATTCAATCCACTGTTCTTCATCATAATTTCTGGTATCCGGATCAGGGAAGGAATTGCGCTTACCGCCCGTTTCATCAGGTACACATTTATAAGGTAA
- a CDS encoding 2-oxo acid dehydrogenase subunit E2 codes for MASMNILLPAMGEGVIEATINKWLVSEGSVVKEDDPLVEVATDKVDSEVPAPASGRIVSIKAREGDIIKVGGLLAIIENDTVPTKEEVKKIEKEVERIRETIETVRQERKEEEVLSHDLKSRTPSGKFISPLVRSIAAKEAISYAELDKITGTGMDGRITKDDILKNIEERKKKTEASEAVKAVKAVDAVKASVSEVYVSGSDEVIPMDRVRKLIADHMVMSKRTSPHVTSFIDADVTRLVNWRNANKEKFLAAEGQKLTLTPIFIDAVARALYEFPMVNISVDGNNIIRKKNINIGMATALPDGNLIVPVIKNANEKNLTGLAKTVNDLAGRARLNKLKPDEITGGTFTITNFGSYNNIAGTPIINQPQAAILGTGAVRKTPAVIETPDGDMIAIRQIMILSLSYDHRVIDGALAGKFLNKVKDILENYSPEIA; via the coding sequence ATGGCCAGCATGAATATATTGTTACCGGCAATGGGTGAAGGAGTCATTGAAGCAACTATTAATAAATGGCTTGTTTCTGAAGGTTCAGTTGTTAAGGAGGATGATCCTCTTGTCGAAGTAGCAACAGACAAAGTAGATTCCGAAGTACCTGCACCTGCATCTGGCAGAATTGTATCAATTAAAGCCAGAGAAGGTGATATCATAAAAGTAGGCGGTCTTCTTGCTATAATTGAAAATGATACTGTTCCGACTAAGGAAGAGGTAAAGAAAATAGAAAAAGAAGTAGAAAGGATTCGCGAGACTATTGAAACAGTAAGACAGGAGAGAAAAGAGGAAGAGGTACTGTCGCATGATCTTAAAAGCCGCACTCCTTCAGGAAAATTCATTTCTCCTCTTGTAAGAAGTATTGCCGCAAAGGAAGCAATCAGCTATGCAGAACTTGATAAGATTACTGGTACCGGCATGGATGGAAGGATAACAAAAGATGATATACTGAAGAATATTGAAGAGAGGAAAAAGAAAACAGAGGCATCTGAAGCAGTAAAAGCTGTAAAAGCAGTAGATGCTGTAAAAGCATCAGTATCTGAAGTATACGTTAGTGGATCAGATGAGGTAATTCCAATGGACCGTGTGCGAAAACTGATTGCCGACCATATGGTAATGTCAAAAAGAACATCGCCACATGTTACATCGTTTATCGATGCTGATGTCACCCGACTGGTCAACTGGAGAAACGCAAACAAAGAAAAATTCCTTGCAGCTGAAGGACAAAAACTTACACTCACTCCGATCTTCATTGATGCTGTCGCCAGGGCACTTTATGAATTTCCGATGGTTAATATCTCCGTTGATGGCAACAACATAATACGGAAGAAAAATATTAATATCGGTATGGCAACCGCCCTGCCCGATGGAAATCTCATTGTGCCGGTTATAAAAAATGCTAATGAAAAGAATCTTACCGGACTTGCAAAAACTGTTAATGACCTGGCGGGAAGAGCAAGATTAAATAAACTGAAACCTGATGAGATTACAGGGGGAACCTTTACAATCACAAATTTTGGCAGCTATAATAATATTGCAGGTACACCAATCATAAACCAGCCGCAGGCTGCAATACTTGGCACAGGAGCAGTCAGAAAAACACCTGCAGTAATAGAGACTCCCGACGGGGATATGATAGCTATCCGCCAAATAATGATACTTTCGCTGAGTTACGACCACCGAGTAATTGATGGCGCTCTTGCAGGAAAGTTTCTTAACAAAGTAAAAGATATTCTCGAAAATTATTCACCAGAAATAGCTTAA
- a CDS encoding PD40 domain-containing protein has protein sequence MMKRFLFISLLLAALTDTDLISQAITINKEDFYYAESRLLFEDYKEALPPYQRLLKSYPDNSNYKYRIGQCYINTPGEKEKAISYLEEAVKNINPKYKEGKFKETGAPYDAYYYLANAYRINNQLNKAIETYKLFKKNLDPEVYDSNIVNLQIQSCLNAQELMSMQLFIKESNLGDMINEGRSEFNPVVSDNEDLMVFSRSEAFFDAIYYTTKVNGRWTGPVNMNEILKVDRDMFPTSISSDGKTLYLYSSADYDGIIYTSTIENGTWTPIVKLNENINTKYWESHATVSHDNKKLYFTSNRKGGYEGLDIYVSERDSTGDWGPAKNLGPVINTPYNEESPFLSKDDKTLFFSSRGHFNMGGYDIFYSTLLPNGEWSVPLNVGFPLNSTDDDVFFKPMNEGYEGYFAKEQAGGFGQQDIYRIEIFSDDHPRKFFVRGMVKVADLISNINDSVKISAMNIKNPNQTLIVYSNPKTGEYEFQLPQGNYEITYEGDGGERVVRNLDLPLTNPSDSFVLPGTILPKTDFTADLNVESNKTISVSKGDTVLFPLKVERNSFLTIEHWVGDSLISSEQFLVTDTIFNYKMVPGSGDNRVTFTLKDRFNNTTTTDVFITREKDITQQPVIRPEYSRIIAKKQVSALASMLNSRSDSKLKGIIKDADLEDHQFGRVDDMFSYLKEEAAKKSVSPEEIDRLALRVAVMDNVLTQAAVDLMAKYTTGNLKEILSDLDIEKANLKTWTDLQEYIKLKTGGEITPEELNKIAADILANVDPTISVINSKIQAYSENSEDGTIIRQSLAAVDLSNIKIKEKWLKAFYYESIKQGLTHSQMSEILVTISSMPDTKVEQFLLDLIEQAEEPLRSALKALDLKKENIKSPAELLLFLLNNSDKVKYPEDLIYKAIANLIIDKDIPVETIKDQQMPESKNLLWLLWLLIGAGLGFLFFIIWRRKKKENK, from the coding sequence ATGATGAAGAGGTTCCTGTTTATATCGTTGCTCCTGGCTGCATTAACTGACACAGATCTTATTTCCCAGGCGATAACAATCAACAAAGAAGATTTCTATTATGCAGAGAGCCGTCTGTTATTTGAGGATTACAAGGAGGCTTTGCCTCCCTATCAGAGGCTATTAAAATCCTACCCCGACAATTCGAATTATAAATACAGGATTGGGCAATGCTATATTAACACGCCCGGAGAAAAAGAGAAAGCTATTTCCTACCTGGAGGAGGCAGTTAAAAATATTAATCCAAAATATAAGGAAGGAAAGTTTAAAGAAACAGGGGCTCCTTATGATGCTTACTATTATCTGGCTAATGCCTACAGAATAAATAATCAGCTTAATAAAGCCATTGAGACCTATAAACTATTCAAAAAAAACCTTGATCCGGAGGTATATGATTCAAATATCGTAAATCTGCAAATACAATCATGCCTGAACGCCCAGGAACTAATGAGCATGCAGCTTTTTATCAAGGAGTCAAATCTTGGTGATATGATAAATGAAGGCAGGTCAGAGTTTAATCCTGTTGTTTCAGATAACGAAGATCTGATGGTTTTCTCAAGAAGTGAAGCATTCTTTGACGCTATCTATTATACAACCAAAGTTAACGGACGATGGACCGGACCAGTTAACATGAATGAGATTCTAAAGGTAGACCGTGACATGTTCCCAACATCAATTTCGAGTGACGGGAAAACATTATATCTGTACAGTTCAGCCGATTATGACGGAATAATATATACTTCCACTATTGAAAACGGAACATGGACTCCGATAGTCAAACTAAACGAAAATATTAATACAAAATACTGGGAATCCCATGCCACAGTTTCACACGACAATAAGAAACTTTACTTTACAAGTAACAGGAAAGGCGGGTATGAAGGTCTTGATATATACGTATCTGAAAGAGACAGCACTGGTGACTGGGGACCAGCTAAAAATCTTGGACCTGTAATAAATACCCCTTATAATGAAGAGTCTCCGTTTCTGAGCAAGGATGACAAGACACTTTTCTTCAGTTCCAGAGGTCATTTTAACATGGGAGGATATGATATTTTCTATTCAACACTGCTTCCTAACGGTGAATGGTCTGTTCCTCTCAATGTAGGATTCCCTTTGAACTCAACCGATGATGACGTATTTTTCAAACCAATGAATGAGGGTTATGAGGGTTACTTTGCCAAAGAACAGGCCGGAGGGTTCGGACAGCAGGATATTTATCGTATTGAGATCTTTTCAGACGACCATCCAAGGAAGTTCTTTGTAAGAGGAATGGTAAAAGTGGCAGACCTGATCAGCAATATTAACGACAGCGTTAAGATCAGCGCAATGAATATCAAAAATCCGAATCAGACACTTATAGTCTATTCAAATCCTAAAACCGGAGAGTATGAATTTCAGCTTCCGCAGGGTAATTACGAGATAACATACGAAGGTGACGGCGGTGAAAGAGTTGTGCGAAATCTGGATCTGCCTCTTACTAATCCGTCAGATAGTTTTGTCCTGCCAGGAACTATTCTTCCCAAGACCGACTTTACAGCCGATCTTAATGTTGAAAGCAACAAAACCATCTCAGTATCAAAAGGAGATACAGTTCTATTCCCGTTAAAAGTAGAACGTAATTCATTCCTGACTATTGAACACTGGGTTGGGGATTCACTGATATCATCCGAACAATTCCTTGTTACAGATACAATCTTTAACTACAAAATGGTCCCGGGATCAGGCGATAACAGGGTAACCTTTACTTTAAAAGACAGGTTTAACAATACAACAACAACTGATGTTTTCATCACACGTGAAAAAGATATAACCCAGCAACCTGTAATCAGACCTGAATACAGTCGGATTATAGCCAAAAAACAGGTTTCCGCTCTGGCTTCCATGCTAAACAGCAGGAGCGACAGTAAACTTAAAGGCATCATTAAAGATGCTGATCTTGAAGATCATCAGTTCGGAAGGGTCGATGATATGTTTTCATATCTTAAGGAAGAGGCTGCCAAGAAAAGCGTCAGTCCGGAGGAGATCGACAGACTGGCTCTGAGAGTCGCAGTTATGGATAATGTCCTCACCCAGGCAGCCGTTGATCTTATGGCAAAATACACAACGGGTAACCTGAAAGAGATACTCTCAGACCTGGATATTGAGAAAGCTAATCTCAAAACATGGACTGATCTGCAGGAATATATTAAATTGAAAACCGGAGGTGAAATAACTCCTGAAGAACTCAACAAAATCGCTGCAGATATTTTAGCCAATGTAGATCCGACTATATCCGTAATAAACAGTAAAATTCAGGCTTATAGTGAAAATTCTGAAGATGGAACTATTATCAGGCAATCACTTGCTGCTGTAGACCTGAGTAATATCAAAATTAAGGAGAAATGGCTAAAAGCATTCTATTATGAATCGATAAAACAGGGCCTTACTCATAGTCAGATGTCAGAAATTCTGGTGACAATCAGTTCAATGCCGGATACAAAAGTTGAACAGTTCCTGCTTGATCTTATTGAACAGGCTGAAGAACCTCTCCGCTCTGCATTGAAGGCACTTGATCTTAAAAAGGAAAATATAAAATCTCCTGCTGAATTACTTCTGTTCCTCCTGAATAACAGCGACAAGGTAAAATATCCTGAGGATTTGATTTACAAAGCTATAGCTAACCTGATAATAGATAAGGATATTCCTGTTGAGACAATAAAGGATCAGCAAATGCCTGAAAGCAAAAACCTGCTTTGGTTGCTCTGGTTATTGATTGGAGCAGGACTTGGCTTCCTCTTCTTTATCATCTGGAGAAGAAAAAAGAAAGAAAATAAATAA
- a CDS encoding PD40 domain-containing protein: MSKKHVCLVVTLLFSVAVFAQETKNLQESFLEAEYFLLNEDYSDALNYYMQLYEKLPDNSNLAYCIGVCYLNIPGKKNLSVDYLESAVKNMSAKHKEGTISQTAAPYDALYELAKAYRINYMFDKAKEAYLKYSGTLLPDDKENLDYIKHEMDVCDWAKKLISEPVAYEEENMGELFNDDKSNFNPLISADGKSFAYMVSLKFYDAVMFSRLENGKWSGPVNITPDLQSDGDFYISCLSADGKQLYLSKDDNYNSDIYVSSFDGTVWSKAVKLDKNINTKYWESHGFLSESGTQLIFASDRPGGFGGLDLYISQKVKGTWGPAVNLGPQINTPFNEDRPFLVNKGKTLIFSSQGHQGIGGYDLFRTDLQTNGLWSKPVNMGYPINTPDNNTFFMPVGDGKSGYYSVFKESVGFGKEDIYKITIK, from the coding sequence ATGAGTAAAAAGCATGTCTGTCTGGTTGTTACACTACTATTCTCTGTTGCTGTTTTTGCACAGGAAACTAAAAATCTGCAGGAATCATTTCTTGAGGCTGAATACTTTCTTCTGAATGAAGATTATTCCGATGCTCTTAATTACTACATGCAGCTTTATGAGAAGCTTCCTGACAATTCCAATCTTGCATATTGCATAGGAGTATGTTATCTTAACATTCCGGGTAAGAAAAACCTATCAGTAGACTATCTGGAAAGTGCCGTTAAGAATATGTCGGCAAAACATAAGGAAGGGACAATTTCCCAGACTGCTGCGCCTTATGATGCATTATATGAGCTTGCAAAAGCTTATCGTATTAACTATATGTTTGATAAAGCAAAAGAAGCCTATCTTAAGTACTCAGGTACACTACTCCCTGATGACAAGGAAAATCTGGATTATATAAAACATGAGATGGATGTTTGCGACTGGGCCAAGAAGTTAATATCTGAACCTGTTGCATATGAGGAAGAGAATATGGGAGAACTTTTTAATGATGATAAATCTAATTTCAACCCATTGATTTCAGCCGATGGAAAATCTTTTGCATATATGGTATCTCTTAAATTCTATGATGCGGTAATGTTTTCAAGATTAGAAAACGGCAAGTGGAGCGGACCTGTTAATATAACACCTGATCTGCAATCAGACGGGGACTTTTATATTTCATGCCTTTCGGCTGACGGGAAACAACTATATCTCTCAAAGGATGATAACTACAACAGTGATATCTATGTTAGTTCCTTTGATGGTACAGTATGGTCAAAAGCTGTTAAACTTGATAAAAACATCAATACAAAATACTGGGAGTCTCATGGTTTCCTTTCTGAATCAGGAACTCAGCTTATTTTTGCTTCAGACAGACCCGGAGGCTTTGGAGGATTGGATTTGTATATTTCACAAAAGGTAAAAGGTACTTGGGGTCCGGCAGTAAACCTTGGCCCACAAATCAATACACCTTTCAATGAAGACCGGCCATTTTTGGTTAATAAAGGAAAGACACTCATTTTCAGTTCTCAGGGACATCAGGGGATTGGAGGATATGATTTATTCAGGACTGATCTTCAGACAAATGGACTCTGGAGCAAACCTGTAAATATGGGATATCCAATAAACACACCTGACAATAACACCTTTTTTATGCCGGTTGGTGACGGAAAATCAGGGTACTATTCAGTGTTTAAAGAGTCAGTAGGATTTGGGAAAGAAGATATATACAAGATCACGATTAAATAA
- a CDS encoding PD40 domain-containing protein: MVNLRVNMYRLVLQLLTLFIIPFAAFSQSADEMKKIFAQAESYYLYEEFELANQLYLLLETPDNLNIKYKIGTCYLNIPGEKEKSIPYLEDAVKGASYDSKTELLKETKAPLDAYFFLAKAYMINDELEKGLATLTTFSKLASETKSKGGMQNLEYIDQQIQACKNAIQFKEKPVQFSKKSLGPDFNLGSINDNPAVSYDGNTIVYTERRGIVNVLYFSKKERGKWQPPIEITAELNAGEDCSSCSLNSDGTELFLYKTDNYDGAIYSSNYINGAWTPIKKLNKNINTKFYESHASISADGKKLYFTSNREGGQGNLDIYVSEKDASGDWGIPVNLGAAINTPFNEDTPFITANDSVLYFSSEGHSTMGGYDNFKSQRIGDVWKTPSNLGYPINSSDDDKFFEPVNNGVNAYYSITTDYKKNDIFFIGIGVNDVAQLFEIKGKFSLKDTTVTFDKNYAIHLLDNNSGDTLDVGFPNKYTGFYSFTVLPGDLKLIYTGKGYLSHTVDTTIQQDNPSLIINIDAILERDTTVKVAIVPDLTVYDKINLSLAPSVNAIDTSILITNMNVADVSDRNVDDADILYYTVQVIALHNPVDVSYFKYITDMKVMYSDTDKFYRYTTGRLSTREEAYALRLELIRKGYPEEIFIKKVSKE; this comes from the coding sequence ATGGTTAACCTCAGAGTAAATATGTACCGCCTTGTTTTGCAGCTTTTAACTCTGTTTATAATTCCTTTTGCTGCATTTTCTCAATCAGCCGATGAGATGAAAAAAATATTCGCACAGGCTGAATCATATTATCTTTATGAGGAGTTTGAGCTGGCCAATCAGCTGTATCTCCTTCTGGAAACTCCTGACAACCTCAATATAAAGTATAAGATCGGCACCTGTTACCTTAATATCCCCGGGGAGAAAGAGAAATCAATTCCGTATCTTGAGGATGCAGTTAAAGGTGCAAGCTATGATTCAAAAACTGAATTGCTCAAGGAGACAAAAGCTCCGTTGGATGCCTACTTCTTCCTTGCAAAAGCCTACATGATAAATGATGAGCTTGAGAAAGGCTTGGCGACTCTTACTACCTTTAGTAAACTCGCAAGTGAGACTAAATCAAAAGGGGGTATGCAGAACCTTGAGTATATCGATCAGCAGATCCAGGCATGTAAGAATGCTATTCAGTTTAAGGAAAAACCTGTACAGTTCAGTAAAAAATCCCTTGGTCCTGATTTTAATCTTGGCTCTATAAACGACAACCCGGCAGTAAGTTATGACGGCAATACAATTGTTTATACTGAACGGAGAGGAATAGTTAACGTTTTATACTTTTCGAAGAAAGAGAGAGGAAAATGGCAGCCGCCTATAGAAATAACTGCCGAACTGAATGCAGGAGAAGATTGCTCTTCATGTTCCCTCAACAGTGACGGAACAGAGTTGTTTCTATATAAAACTGATAATTACGACGGAGCAATCTATTCATCAAATTACATTAACGGGGCATGGACTCCAATTAAAAAACTTAACAAAAACATAAACACTAAGTTTTATGAGTCTCATGCATCAATATCTGCTGATGGTAAGAAACTATATTTTACAAGTAACAGAGAGGGCGGACAGGGAAACCTCGATATCTATGTATCAGAAAAAGATGCATCAGGTGACTGGGGAATACCTGTGAATCTGGGAGCCGCAATCAATACACCTTTTAATGAAGACACTCCTTTCATAACAGCTAATGACTCTGTTCTCTACTTCTCATCCGAAGGCCACAGTACAATGGGCGGGTATGATAATTTCAAAAGTCAGCGAATTGGTGATGTATGGAAGACTCCTTCAAACCTCGGGTATCCTATTAATTCCTCTGACGATGATAAATTTTTCGAGCCGGTAAATAATGGGGTTAATGCGTATTACTCAATAACAACTGACTACAAGAAAAATGATATCTTTTTTATTGGAATAGGAGTTAATGATGTTGCACAACTCTTCGAAATAAAAGGAAAATTCAGCCTTAAAGACACAACAGTTACATTCGATAAAAACTATGCAATTCATCTTCTCGACAACAATTCAGGCGATACTCTCGATGTAGGATTTCCAAATAAATACACCGGCTTTTACAGTTTTACCGTGCTCCCCGGCGACCTGAAGCTGATCTATACCGGTAAAGGCTATCTTTCACATACAGTTGACACTACAATTCAGCAGGACAATCCGTCGCTCATCATTAACATCGATGCCATCCTCGAAAGGGATACTACAGTTAAAGTCGCTATTGTCCCTGATCTGACTGTATATGATAAAATTAATCTGTCACTGGCACCATCAGTTAACGCAATTGATACAAGCATACTTATTACTAACATGAACGTTGCGGATGTCAGCGACAGAAATGTCGATGATGCTGATATACTTTATTATACTGTTCAGGTAATTGCTCTACATAACCCTGTTGATGTCAGTTACTTCAAGTATATTACCGACATGAAAGTGATGTATAGTGACACCGATAAGTTCTACCGGTATACTACCGGAAGATTATCCACGAGGGAAGAGGCTTATGCATTACGATTAGAACTGATACGAAAAGGATATCCCGAAGAGATATTTATCAAAAAAGTCTCCAAAGAATGA